The Agromyces marinus genome window below encodes:
- the hutH gene encoding histidine ammonia-lyase, whose translation MSMIAPARTAASVTVGTGPLTIDDVVAVARHDARVDLDPAALEAVAASRAIVDGLAADPEPHYGISTGFGALATTFIAEDRRAQLQASLVRSHAAGSGPEVEREVVRALMLLRLSTLMTGRTGVRRETAETYAAILNAGITPVVREYGSLGCSGDLAPLAHCALVAMGEGEVRVRGTDSEAGHTPATDAASALAAAGIAPLHLGEKEGLALINGTDGMLGMLALAVHDLRMLMTTADVAAAMSVEGLLGTDAVFAADLHALRPQRGQAVSAANLRNLLSGSPIVASHKGPECTRVQDAYSLRCAPQVHGAARDTLAHAASVADAELASAVDNPVLTPDGRVESNGNFHGAPVAYVLDFLAIAVADVASMSERRTDRFLDQARNHGLPPFLAHEVGVDSGLMIAQYTAAGIVSELKRLAAPASVDSIPSSAMQEDHVSMGWAAARKLRRALDGLTRVLAIEVMTSARGLALRAPLEAGPATGAVARHVADSGAVPGPDRFLSPEIEALVESVRSGRIAALASESATLS comes from the coding sequence ATGAGCATGATCGCGCCCGCACGCACCGCGGCATCCGTCACCGTCGGCACCGGACCGCTCACGATCGACGATGTCGTCGCCGTCGCCCGCCACGACGCCCGCGTCGACCTGGACCCCGCCGCGCTCGAGGCGGTCGCCGCGAGCCGCGCGATCGTCGACGGGCTCGCCGCCGACCCCGAGCCCCACTACGGCATCTCCACCGGGTTCGGAGCGCTCGCGACGACGTTCATCGCCGAGGATCGCCGCGCGCAGCTCCAGGCGAGCCTGGTGCGTTCGCACGCCGCCGGGTCCGGCCCCGAGGTCGAGCGGGAGGTGGTGCGCGCGCTCATGCTGCTGCGCCTGTCGACGCTCATGACCGGGCGCACGGGCGTGCGCCGCGAAACCGCCGAGACGTACGCCGCGATCCTGAACGCCGGGATCACCCCGGTCGTCCGCGAGTACGGCTCGCTCGGCTGTTCGGGCGACCTCGCTCCGCTCGCGCACTGCGCGCTCGTCGCGATGGGCGAGGGAGAGGTGCGCGTGCGCGGCACCGATTCCGAAGCCGGCCACACCCCGGCGACGGATGCCGCTTCGGCCCTCGCCGCGGCCGGCATCGCGCCCCTCCACCTCGGCGAGAAGGAGGGCCTGGCCCTCATCAACGGCACCGACGGCATGCTCGGCATGCTCGCACTCGCCGTCCACGACCTCCGGATGCTGATGACCACGGCCGACGTCGCCGCGGCGATGAGCGTCGAAGGGCTCCTGGGCACCGACGCCGTCTTCGCAGCAGACCTGCACGCGCTCCGGCCGCAGCGCGGCCAGGCGGTGTCCGCGGCGAACCTGCGGAACCTGCTCTCCGGCTCCCCGATCGTCGCGAGCCACAAGGGGCCCGAGTGCACGCGCGTGCAGGACGCGTACTCGCTGCGCTGCGCGCCCCAGGTGCACGGCGCGGCCCGCGACACGCTCGCGCACGCGGCATCCGTCGCCGACGCCGAGCTGGCGAGCGCGGTCGACAACCCGGTCCTCACGCCCGACGGGCGCGTCGAGTCGAACGGCAACTTCCACGGCGCACCCGTCGCGTACGTCCTCGACTTCCTCGCGATCGCGGTGGCGGATGTCGCCTCGATGAGCGAGCGCCGCACCGACCGGTTCCTCGACCAGGCGCGCAACCACGGCCTGCCGCCGTTCCTGGCGCACGAGGTGGGCGTCGATTCGGGGCTCATGATCGCGCAGTACACCGCCGCCGGGATCGTCTCGGAGCTCAAGCGCCTCGCGGCGCCCGCGTCGGTCGACTCGATCCCGTCGTCGGCCATGCAGGAGGATCACGTGTCGATGGGCTGGGCGGCTGCGCGCAAGCTCCGCCGCGCCCTCGATGGCCTGACGCGCGTCCTCGCGATCGAGGTCATGACGTCCGCGCGGGGCCTGGCCCTCAGGGCCCCGCTGGAAGCCGGCCCGGCCACCGGTGCGGTCGCGCGGCACGTCGCCGATTCCGGCGCGGTCCCGGGCCCGGACCGGTTCCTCTCGCCCGAGATCGAGGCGCTCGTGGAGTCCGTGCGCTCGGGCAGGATCGCCGCGCTCGCTTCGGAGAGCGCGACGCTCTCCTGA